A stretch of Paenibacillus sp. URB8-2 DNA encodes these proteins:
- a CDS encoding LamB/YcsF family protein, with the protein MLEVDLNCDMGESFGAYTIGADAELLQAVTSANIACGFHAGDPAVMRKSVRAAIAAGVSVGAHPGLSDLAGFGRRNMDISPEEAFDLVTYQIGALDAFVRQEGGRLRHVKPHGALYNMAAASRPLADAIAAAVRRFDPSLVLYGLSGSQLLAAGREAGLSTASEVFADRTYQRDGSLTPRRQPGAVIADMEQSVRQVIRMVKEGTVLSLDGAEVPLEADTVCIHGDGAGAAIFAGELRNRLKAEGITVRAMR; encoded by the coding sequence ATGCTTGAAGTGGATTTGAACTGCGATATGGGGGAGAGCTTTGGCGCTTACACCATCGGCGCGGACGCGGAATTGTTACAGGCAGTCACATCGGCGAATATCGCCTGCGGGTTCCATGCGGGCGATCCTGCCGTCATGAGAAAGTCTGTCCGGGCCGCGATCGCCGCCGGCGTGAGCGTCGGAGCGCATCCGGGCCTGTCGGATCTTGCGGGCTTCGGGAGAAGGAATATGGACATTTCTCCCGAAGAGGCGTTCGATCTCGTGACGTACCAGATCGGCGCCTTGGACGCCTTCGTCCGGCAGGAGGGGGGCCGTCTCCGTCATGTGAAGCCCCATGGCGCTTTGTATAACATGGCCGCGGCATCACGTCCGCTTGCCGACGCCATCGCCGCGGCGGTTCGCCGGTTCGACCCGTCCCTGGTGCTGTACGGCCTTTCCGGAAGCCAGCTGCTTGCGGCCGGCCGTGAGGCGGGGCTGTCCACGGCAAGCGAAGTGTTCGCCGACCGGACCTATCAGCGGGACGGGTCACTGACGCCGCGGCGTCAGCCGGGCGCGGTGATTGCCGATATGGAGCAATCGGTCCGCCAGGTGATCCGCATGGTCAAGGAAGGGACGGTCTTGTCTTTGGACGGAGCGGAAGTCCCGCTTGAAGCGGACACGGTCTGCATCCATGGTGACGGAGCCGGCGCAGCCATTTTTGCCGGAGAATTGCGCAACCGTCTGAAAGCGGAAGGGATCACGGTGAGGGCGATGCGGTAG
- a CDS encoding spermidine synthase has product MKQLYKTHEDGHDIEVYETDVLYGEKGRYRVLQFSEEAVQGAVDLDRPERIVFEYPRAIIHLMEWNNPGFEDVFIIGHGIGTISGYFSGKKIKTAEISRQIAEISRTYFGYSGDSVRIGDGRRTLEQERDGAFDYIVLDAFSDKGTPLHLISREFFCLVRDKLNSNGMILMNLTGKGGNDRLIQAVHTTLASIFPHTQAFILPTEGASALKNMILAGSSRPIGFKARHMAGFEGTLLPPGHILSD; this is encoded by the coding sequence TTGAAGCAGCTCTATAAGACGCATGAAGACGGTCATGACATTGAGGTATACGAAACGGATGTATTATATGGCGAGAAGGGGCGCTACCGGGTGCTGCAATTCTCGGAGGAAGCGGTTCAGGGAGCAGTGGATTTGGATCGTCCGGAGCGCATCGTGTTCGAGTATCCGAGAGCGATCATTCATTTGATGGAGTGGAACAACCCGGGATTCGAGGACGTGTTCATCATCGGGCATGGGATCGGAACGATTTCCGGCTATTTTTCCGGCAAAAAAATAAAAACGGCGGAGATCAGCCGCCAGATCGCGGAAATCAGCCGAACGTATTTCGGATATAGCGGGGATTCGGTGAGGATCGGCGACGGACGCCGCACGCTTGAACAAGAGAGGGATGGAGCCTTCGATTATATCGTTCTTGACGCATTCAGCGACAAAGGGACGCCTCTGCATTTGATATCGAGGGAGTTCTTCTGCTTAGTCCGGGACAAGCTGAACTCCAATGGCATGATACTGATGAATCTGACCGGAAAAGGCGGAAATGACCGGCTGATACAGGCGGTTCACACGACTTTGGCGTCGATATTTCCACATACCCAAGCGTTCATTCTCCCCACGGAAGGCGCTTCGGCTCTTAAAAATATGATCCTCGCCGGCAGCAGTCGGCCCATTGGCTTCAAAGCCCGCCATATGGCGGGCTTTGAAGGAACACTGCTCCCTCCGGGGCATATCCTGTCGGACTAG
- a CDS encoding cache domain-containing sensor histidine kinase: MSLINRFHSMGLRTKLMLLLLIITILPLGLLGMFSYRKASTEIQIKAYEIILENLSQVNHSLTDFVQDIEQLSMYIYSNEEIQEILSNSSRSVAEKYEDEQTVNGILKSFLGFKSWDIELYVIGVNGERYFTGDFLPPAYRDYQPNWGLFRKTKIAGGGPAWDTHYSLKKIEDYGAVLSSGRLLKSIKTGETLGYFIVDIKESALADKYQKAHQYPGGEVYLLDANGYVISSSPSKQQVGTRLNKSYMDEVLSGTKGYFSAVDEGSDKMIIYDSSDSSGFKMVSVVPIGALTKESHSIRNLTIFIVISCILISYCIAYLLSDYMTRPLRKLRLLMNEVEKGRMDVTFPSKYNDEVGHLGRSFNTMLRQINRLIHEGYEKQIQVQEAEIKAIQAQFTPHFLYNALDSINWMARINGIDAISKVALSLGNLLRFSIRRGNPVIPIREDIKQIRNYLTIVQLRYRDKINIELDIDEEILDFYTPKLLLQPLVENAVGHGLEMKDGEGKLLIWAGVVDGNVQFIVEDDGVGMTGDKLAKLWEHEEESAQSAKTRIGLHNLKKRLELHFGPVYQLDVESEAGKGTKVTIRIPCIADPKEVERVV, from the coding sequence ATGAGCCTGATCAATCGGTTCCATTCCATGGGGTTAAGGACGAAATTAATGCTTCTGCTGCTGATCATCACGATATTGCCCCTCGGATTGCTTGGGATGTTCTCTTACCGCAAGGCTTCCACGGAAATTCAGATCAAGGCGTACGAAATTATATTGGAGAATCTGTCTCAGGTCAATCATAGTTTGACCGATTTTGTCCAGGATATTGAGCAATTGTCCATGTACATCTACAGCAACGAGGAAATACAGGAGATATTATCCAATTCATCCCGGAGCGTGGCTGAGAAGTATGAGGACGAGCAGACGGTGAACGGGATTTTGAAGAGCTTTCTGGGCTTTAAATCCTGGGACATTGAGCTGTATGTGATCGGAGTGAACGGAGAACGTTATTTTACAGGCGATTTCTTGCCGCCCGCTTACCGGGATTACCAGCCGAACTGGGGATTATTCCGCAAAACAAAAATCGCGGGCGGCGGCCCTGCCTGGGATACTCATTACTCCCTGAAGAAAATTGAGGATTACGGAGCTGTATTAAGCTCGGGAAGACTGCTGAAATCGATAAAAACCGGAGAGACGCTGGGCTATTTCATCGTGGATATTAAGGAATCCGCACTGGCGGACAAGTATCAAAAGGCTCACCAGTATCCCGGCGGCGAAGTGTATTTGCTGGATGCGAACGGTTATGTCATCTCCAGCAGCCCCTCCAAGCAGCAGGTCGGAACGCGCCTGAATAAAAGCTATATGGATGAAGTGCTGAGCGGGACCAAGGGCTATTTTTCTGCGGTTGACGAAGGGTCTGACAAAATGATTATTTACGACTCCTCGGATTCCTCCGGATTCAAAATGGTAAGTGTAGTGCCTATTGGCGCATTGACCAAAGAGAGTCACAGCATCCGCAATTTGACGATATTTATCGTGATTTCTTGCATACTCATCAGTTATTGCATTGCTTATTTGCTGTCAGACTACATGACGCGCCCATTGCGCAAGCTCCGCTTATTGATGAATGAGGTGGAGAAGGGCCGGATGGACGTTACCTTTCCTTCAAAATATAACGACGAGGTCGGACATCTGGGACGTAGCTTTAATACGATGCTCAGGCAGATTAACCGGTTGATTCACGAAGGCTATGAGAAGCAGATTCAGGTGCAGGAGGCGGAAATCAAGGCGATTCAAGCTCAGTTCACGCCCCACTTTTTATATAATGCGCTCGATTCCATTAACTGGATGGCACGGATCAATGGAATCGATGCGATCAGCAAGGTGGCTTTATCGCTGGGGAACCTGCTTCGGTTCAGCATACGGCGCGGCAATCCGGTGATTCCGATCCGTGAGGATATAAAGCAAATACGCAACTATTTGACGATTGTTCAGCTTAGATACCGTGACAAAATTAACATAGAGCTTGATATTGACGAGGAGATTCTGGATTTCTACACACCGAAGCTTTTACTGCAGCCGCTGGTGGAGAATGCTGTGGGGCACGGGCTGGAGATGAAGGACGGCGAAGGGAAATTATTAATTTGGGCAGGTGTCGTAGACGGGAATGTACAATTCATCGTTGAGGACGATGGCGTCGGGATGACCGGGGACAAGCTTGCGAAACTGTGGGAGCATGAAGAAGAAAGCGCACAGTCCGCAAAGACGCGGATCGGGCTGCATAATTTGAAGAAACGGCTGGAGCTGCATTTTGGGCCTGTGTACCAGCTGGATGTGGAGAGTGAAGCGGGCAAAGGGACGAAGGTTACGATTCGTATTCCTTGTATTGCCGATCCGAAGGAGGTTGAGCGGGTTGTATAA
- a CDS encoding response regulator: MLITDDEWLIREGLKQTIDWQALDCKIVAEASNGEQSLQAVKDFKPDILLTDIRMPVMNGMQLAEEAQRVHPNIRIIFLTGFDDFTYAQQAVKLKAADYVLKPTNPDELLEVIERVCGEIKAIRENETVEQELREWVAAGYTLVLEKLLHDQLLGISNPKSLKMLTEIIDNHRLCNEGFRVALIQYEDHKYWHEQLKDELHDRLWDILLGPPVTLGENRAAIMIGADSGDNSIQLWSRVQEISGKSQLAVGLSLPHRSIDSMGQAHREAAAALHFKRPGSGQKSGVHEFGDIEKWGEQPVTPDAANFKQVEAFIQTRYAEEISLQLLAAQFHVSEAHFSRLFRKHTGTTFIDYVTQVRMEKAMELLCSPDSRIYEVSLAVGYQDSRYFSQLFRRATGKTPTEFRKERELI, translated from the coding sequence GTGTTGATTACGGATGATGAATGGCTCATAAGGGAGGGACTGAAGCAGACGATTGACTGGCAAGCTCTCGATTGCAAGATTGTGGCGGAGGCTTCGAACGGAGAGCAATCACTGCAAGCGGTCAAGGATTTTAAACCTGATATATTGCTGACTGATATTCGTATGCCGGTTATGAATGGAATGCAGCTCGCGGAAGAAGCACAGAGGGTTCACCCTAATATTCGCATTATTTTTTTAACGGGATTTGATGACTTTACATATGCGCAGCAGGCAGTGAAGCTTAAGGCGGCTGATTATGTATTAAAGCCAACCAATCCGGACGAATTATTGGAGGTCATAGAGAGAGTCTGCGGGGAAATCAAGGCCATCAGGGAAAATGAAACGGTCGAACAGGAGCTTAGAGAATGGGTGGCGGCAGGGTATACCCTTGTACTGGAGAAGCTTCTCCATGATCAATTGTTGGGGATTTCCAATCCGAAATCCTTGAAGATGTTAACGGAGATTATTGATAACCATCGGCTTTGCAATGAAGGCTTCCGCGTTGCTCTGATTCAGTATGAGGACCATAAATACTGGCACGAGCAACTGAAGGATGAACTGCATGACCGTTTATGGGATATACTCTTGGGGCCTCCTGTGACGCTGGGTGAGAACCGGGCGGCGATAATGATCGGGGCCGATTCGGGAGATAATAGTATACAGCTCTGGAGCCGAGTTCAAGAGATTTCCGGTAAAAGTCAACTGGCTGTTGGGCTAAGCTTGCCGCATCGAAGCATCGACAGCATGGGCCAGGCTCACCGCGAGGCGGCGGCCGCGCTCCATTTCAAGCGTCCGGGTTCGGGGCAGAAGAGCGGAGTACATGAGTTTGGCGATATTGAGAAGTGGGGAGAGCAGCCCGTAACTCCTGATGCCGCCAATTTCAAACAGGTGGAGGCATTCATTCAAACACGCTATGCTGAAGAGATATCATTGCAGCTGCTCGCTGCCCAGTTTCATGTGAGTGAAGCGCATTTTAGCAGACTGTTCCGCAAGCATACGGGAACTACCTTTATTGATTATGTAACACAGGTGAGAATGGAAAAGGCGATGGAGCTGTTATGCTCCCCGGATTCGCGGATATATGAGGTATCGCTTGCCGTCGGTTATCAGGATTCGCGCTATTTCAGCCAGTTATTCCGCAGGGCTACAGGCAAGACGCCTACGGAATTCCGTAAAGAGAGAGAACTTATATGA
- a CDS encoding ABC transporter substrate-binding protein: protein MKKGWLKGLVAMALMTLTITACGAKEDPAATTSSDGGSKSGGGKLTVYSPNAAEINNPIIKEFQDRTGITVDLISGGTGELLKRVQAEAGNPLGDVFWAGGADSLESYKEYFQPYKTKEFDNLLPAYVDTNSYWTPFNALPMVITYNKELVSEAELPKSWEDLLDPKWKGNIAFADPSKSGSSYTQLVTMLTAFGKEDGKGWDYVKKLVANMDGKILSGSSLVQRAVPDKEFALGITLEDAALRYIEGGSQIGIIYPAEGTSAVPDGAAIIKDSKNLEQAKQFVDFLVSKDAQELVQKEFKRRSVRKDVAPVEGLPQTGDIKLVDYNFDWAAANKDEIIKKFTRITTGQE from the coding sequence ATGAAAAAAGGATGGCTTAAAGGTTTGGTCGCTATGGCACTCATGACACTTACAATCACGGCATGCGGGGCTAAAGAGGACCCGGCTGCAACTACCAGCTCTGACGGCGGAAGCAAGTCCGGGGGCGGAAAGTTAACGGTGTACTCCCCGAATGCGGCGGAAATCAACAACCCCATTATTAAAGAATTTCAAGACCGCACAGGAATTACGGTGGACTTAATCTCCGGAGGTACGGGGGAACTGCTGAAAAGAGTGCAGGCGGAAGCCGGAAATCCGCTTGGCGATGTGTTCTGGGCCGGCGGCGCCGACTCCCTGGAATCCTATAAAGAATATTTCCAGCCTTATAAGACAAAAGAATTCGACAACCTGCTGCCCGCTTACGTAGATACGAATTCATACTGGACGCCATTCAACGCGCTGCCAATGGTCATTACCTACAATAAAGAACTGGTGTCTGAAGCTGAGCTGCCTAAATCCTGGGAGGATCTGCTTGATCCGAAGTGGAAAGGCAATATCGCTTTTGCCGACCCGTCCAAATCGGGCTCTTCCTATACCCAGCTTGTAACGATGCTTACGGCGTTTGGCAAAGAAGACGGCAAGGGCTGGGATTACGTGAAGAAGCTGGTGGCGAATATGGACGGCAAAATCCTCTCCGGTTCAAGCCTTGTACAGCGCGCCGTTCCGGACAAAGAATTCGCGCTCGGCATTACCCTTGAGGATGCGGCTCTTCGTTATATCGAAGGAGGCTCGCAAATCGGCATCATTTATCCGGCGGAAGGAACCTCCGCTGTTCCTGACGGCGCCGCCATTATTAAGGACAGCAAAAATCTTGAGCAGGCCAAACAGTTCGTCGATTTCCTCGTAAGCAAGGACGCTCAGGAGCTCGTGCAAAAGGAATTCAAGCGCCGCTCCGTCCGTAAGGATGTAGCTCCTGTAGAGGGTCTGCCTCAGACAGGCGATATCAAGCTGGTCGATTATAACTTCGATTGGGCTGCCGCGAATAAAGACGAAATAATTAAAAAGTTCACCCGAATCACGACTGGACAGGAATAA
- a CDS encoding ABC transporter ATP-binding protein: protein MSKVVFDHVTKYFGTAKAVNNAHFTIEEGEFFTLLGPSGCGKTTLLRTIAGFYRQEEGHIYFGDQLINDVPTHERNIGMVFQNYAIFPHMTVFDNVAYGLKARKVPKDEIRTRVMEALDMVELTHLKDRIPSNMSGGQQQRIALARAIVIRPALLLMDEPLSNLDAKLRVKMRTDIRKLQKDLNITTIYVTHDQEEALAVSDRIAVLHNGTVQQIASPQEIYLYPQNRFVANFMGTSNFLDGTCEGGATLSNPANIKLMGLETELPLLKPHSGKVLFSIRPERVKLSSEPSVEHGYKGTIDEVTFLGEKVSYTVKMASGESIEVHDHSVYTRDIYKPKQPVYLDLQLSQSVIYNGSGEEVIYRAIES from the coding sequence ATGAGCAAGGTTGTTTTCGATCATGTCACAAAATACTTCGGTACGGCAAAAGCCGTTAATAATGCGCATTTTACGATAGAAGAAGGCGAGTTCTTCACCTTGCTCGGCCCCAGCGGATGCGGCAAGACGACGCTGCTTCGAACCATAGCTGGCTTTTACAGACAGGAAGAAGGCCATATTTATTTCGGCGATCAATTGATTAACGATGTCCCCACTCACGAACGCAATATCGGCATGGTGTTTCAGAACTATGCGATTTTTCCCCATATGACTGTATTTGATAATGTGGCCTATGGCCTTAAGGCGAGAAAAGTTCCCAAGGATGAGATTCGGACCCGGGTGATGGAGGCGCTCGACATGGTGGAGCTCACGCATCTTAAAGACCGCATTCCTTCCAACATGAGCGGCGGACAGCAGCAGCGGATTGCCTTGGCCCGCGCAATTGTTATCCGTCCGGCGCTACTGTTAATGGATGAACCGTTGTCGAACCTCGATGCCAAGCTGAGAGTGAAGATGCGCACGGATATCCGCAAGCTGCAGAAAGACTTGAATATCACGACCATTTATGTAACGCATGACCAGGAGGAGGCGCTGGCTGTATCCGACCGGATTGCTGTCCTGCATAATGGTACCGTCCAGCAGATTGCTTCCCCGCAAGAGATTTATCTGTATCCGCAGAATCGTTTTGTCGCAAACTTCATGGGCACCTCGAACTTTCTAGATGGAACCTGTGAAGGAGGCGCTACGCTTAGCAATCCCGCCAATATCAAGCTGATGGGCCTTGAAACTGAGCTGCCTCTGCTAAAGCCGCATTCCGGCAAGGTGCTGTTCTCCATCCGGCCCGAACGGGTTAAGCTGTCGTCTGAGCCTTCCGTGGAACACGGATATAAGGGAACGATTGACGAAGTTACATTCCTTGGGGAGAAAGTCAGCTATACGGTAAAAATGGCGTCGGGAGAATCCATCGAGGTTCATGACCATTCGGTGTATACGCGGGATATTTATAAACCGAAGCAGCCCGTGTATCTTGATCTTCAACTGAGCCAGTCCGTCATTTACAATGGCAGCGGCGAGGAGGTGATCTACCGTGCTATCGAGAGCTGA
- a CDS encoding ABC transporter permease, with product MLSRAEPSPGNVIRQRLLLRKWDFWTAVTIVVYLLLCVFVIYPLVTLFINSFISEEGGFTIENYITFISLKYYRMALLNSFMVSALATIGAILIGVPLAYLSTRYAIKFKGLMQIMIVMSLLSPPFIGAYSWILLMGNNGFITRFIRDLGISVPSIYGMHGIVFVFALQFYPHIFLYVSGALKTIDTSLEEASESLGMTSWQRLRTVTLPLIFPTLSAGALMVFMASFADFGTPMLLGQGFKVLPILAYEQFVSEMGGNPAMASTLSIILILFSTSVLFTQRYFVARKNFSMTGMRTPKLIPLKPLAKTLLTIVAFIPACISILPQLTVILTSFIKTKGPVFQSGFSLDSYREVLYRVPRSIIHTYSYSILSIIIMVAGGMLISYILVRRKSRLTAALDGILMIPYVMPGTVLGISLIVAFNKPPIVLTGTWIILVIAYVVRKIPYTIRSSTAILHQLDRSVEEASISLGVPPMKTFFKTTGRLMAPGVISGAILSWITTINELSSTLVLYYGATATISVTIYSEVFTSNYGTGAALASILTLSTLISLLIANKLSGGKGLSV from the coding sequence GTGCTATCGAGAGCTGAGCCAAGTCCGGGCAATGTCATCCGGCAGAGACTTCTGCTTAGAAAATGGGATTTCTGGACGGCAGTCACGATCGTGGTTTACCTGCTGCTGTGCGTCTTCGTGATTTACCCGCTGGTCACGTTGTTCATCAACAGCTTTATCAGTGAAGAAGGCGGCTTTACCATTGAAAATTATATTACTTTCATTTCATTGAAATATTACCGTATGGCGCTGCTCAACAGCTTTATGGTATCCGCGCTTGCCACAATCGGGGCGATCCTGATCGGAGTTCCACTGGCCTATTTATCTACCCGATATGCGATTAAATTCAAAGGTCTCATGCAGATCATGATTGTAATGTCTCTGCTGTCGCCTCCATTCATTGGCGCTTATTCGTGGATTTTGCTGATGGGCAACAACGGGTTTATTACGAGATTTATTCGTGACCTCGGCATTTCGGTTCCGTCGATTTACGGGATGCATGGCATCGTCTTTGTATTCGCGCTGCAATTCTACCCGCATATTTTCCTGTACGTCTCCGGCGCGCTGAAGACGATCGATACGTCGCTGGAGGAAGCGTCGGAGAGCCTGGGGATGACCTCCTGGCAGCGTCTTCGCACGGTGACCTTACCCTTGATTTTTCCAACTCTGTCGGCAGGGGCGTTAATGGTATTCATGGCATCCTTCGCGGATTTCGGCACACCGATGCTGCTGGGACAAGGCTTCAAGGTGCTTCCGATTCTGGCGTATGAGCAATTCGTGAGTGAAATGGGCGGCAACCCGGCGATGGCAAGTACGCTCAGCATCATCCTGATCTTGTTCTCCACATCGGTCTTGTTTACTCAGCGCTATTTCGTCGCACGCAAAAACTTTTCGATGACGGGCATGCGCACACCGAAGCTGATTCCTCTTAAGCCCTTGGCGAAGACGCTGCTGACTATTGTCGCTTTTATTCCCGCGTGTATTTCGATCCTGCCGCAGCTGACCGTAATCTTAACGTCATTTATCAAAACGAAGGGTCCTGTCTTCCAGTCAGGGTTTAGCCTCGACAGCTATAGGGAAGTGCTGTACCGGGTTCCCCGTTCGATTATTCACACGTACTCGTATTCCATCCTGTCCATCATCATTATGGTTGCGGGCGGCATGCTGATTTCGTACATTCTGGTTCGGCGCAAATCCAGGCTTACGGCGGCGCTGGACGGCATTCTGATGATTCCGTATGTCATGCCGGGGACCGTGCTCGGGATCAGCCTGATTGTCGCTTTTAACAAACCGCCGATTGTGCTGACCGGAACATGGATTATTCTTGTCATTGCCTATGTCGTGCGCAAAATTCCATACACCATACGCTCCAGCACCGCCATTCTTCATCAGCTTGACCGCAGTGTGGAGGAAGCTTCCATCAGTCTGGGCGTTCCGCCGATGAAGACGTTCTTCAAGACAACGGGGCGTCTGATGGCGCCGGGCGTCATATCCGGAGCGATTCTGAGCTGGATTACAACGATTAACGAGCTTAGCTCGACTCTTGTGTTGTATTATGGAGCAACAGCAACGATTTCCGTTACGATCTACAGCGAGGTATTCACCTCCAACTATGGGACGGGCGCGGCGCTTGCATCGATACTGACGTTAAGCACGCTGATTTCCTTGCTCATTGCGAATAAGCTGTCCGGCGGAAAAGGGTTATCCGTGTAA
- a CDS encoding extracellular solute-binding protein — translation MTKNSIVWSALLVIITVTVIVYSNYFTEVKRIPEQYDTEKEKLVCWIYTDGWSDLLASYQKAHPGVELEVRVFPSYKELYTELLAALSIQTAPQITELDSSYGLSELVSMNALAPVSGSALLPGEFMPEAAKPFTYGERLWAVPAGVSVPVMFYNKDLMKWTGVDKVIDFYSLKELGFKTKEWKADLTARHSAGWEQALVMDDSKPFILLNLWEQSRQDSLPGNQRLEQLLRVWSELVFDSKAMKPLRSQLAPSDFISGKTLFYMTNSNMIPWLDHYIAGKFEYDMLPAPLAGGSVLLPHISSFGIVAGKKAAGAAEDVVNYLASSEAQAKVLEATGYLPVRTQTIEAISRNYALNRKYSVLLGAVGTLESLAPSEEARLRWEQITLILNHLEMEREVDFRAYASQLLPYMP, via the coding sequence ATGACAAAAAACAGTATCGTATGGTCGGCTTTATTAGTCATTATTACGGTTACCGTCATTGTATATTCCAACTATTTCACTGAGGTCAAGCGGATACCGGAGCAGTATGACACGGAAAAGGAGAAGCTGGTCTGCTGGATCTATACGGACGGGTGGTCGGACCTACTTGCGTCGTATCAGAAAGCCCATCCGGGTGTTGAGCTTGAAGTGAGAGTATTTCCTTCGTATAAGGAACTGTATACCGAGCTTCTCGCGGCGCTGTCGATCCAGACCGCTCCGCAGATAACTGAGCTAGACAGCTCCTACGGGTTGTCTGAACTGGTCTCGATGAACGCGTTAGCGCCGGTTTCCGGCAGTGCGCTTCTTCCCGGAGAGTTTATGCCTGAGGCGGCCAAGCCATTCACTTATGGCGAACGATTATGGGCAGTTCCGGCTGGAGTCTCCGTTCCGGTGATGTTCTACAATAAGGACCTGATGAAATGGACGGGCGTGGATAAAGTAATCGATTTCTATTCCCTGAAAGAGCTTGGCTTCAAAACAAAGGAATGGAAAGCGGATCTGACTGCGCGCCATTCGGCAGGTTGGGAGCAAGCGCTGGTCATGGATGATTCGAAGCCATTTATACTGCTGAATTTATGGGAGCAATCCCGGCAAGACAGCCTGCCCGGAAACCAAAGACTGGAACAACTGCTTCGGGTGTGGAGTGAACTTGTCTTTGATTCGAAGGCCATGAAGCCTCTTCGGAGCCAGTTGGCTCCCAGCGATTTCATATCCGGCAAGACGTTATTCTATATGACAAATTCGAATATGATACCTTGGCTGGACCACTATATTGCCGGAAAATTTGAGTATGACATGCTTCCGGCGCCGCTTGCGGGCGGGAGTGTGTTATTGCCCCACATCAGCTCATTTGGCATCGTGGCCGGTAAGAAGGCTGCGGGTGCGGCGGAAGATGTGGTGAACTACCTCGCATCTTCCGAGGCCCAAGCCAAGGTGCTGGAGGCCACCGGGTATTTGCCGGTTCGAACACAGACGATTGAGGCTATCTCCCGAAACTATGCCTTAAACAGAAAATATAGTGTGCTCCTGGGCGCGGTCGGCACGCTTGAGAGCCTGGCGCCTTCGGAAGAAGCGCGCCTGCGCTGGGAGCAGATTACGCTTATTCTTAATCATTTGGAGATGGAACGGGAAGTTGATTTCCGTGCATATGCTTCACAATTACTCCCGTACATGCCCTAA
- a CDS encoding protein phosphatase 2C domain-containing protein, translating to MIEMDWISLQGTGEWNEDAVILNEELKLYGVVDGATSLVPYRGEGNETGGRLASQIIKQYAENVTAGEFKGMEALLREANFRLGQEMKRCGINPQSKDELWTAGAALVRITDTFIEFIQVGDCMIYAIYEDGSIRPITRDHVAAIDHESKRIWVDGIESGVRSKDQLWESVKPVIAANKQKMNTAEGYSVLNGMAEAEQFFEYGRINRIRLQSLLLVSDGLFYPDEGETAEEDAVKSLVRKVSQTGLSRYAEWLLQLEREDAECIRYPRFKVSDDKTGIYIRLK from the coding sequence ATGATTGAAATGGATTGGATTTCACTTCAAGGAACAGGGGAGTGGAACGAGGATGCCGTCATATTGAATGAAGAATTGAAGCTCTATGGTGTAGTAGATGGGGCCACTTCGCTTGTGCCATACCGCGGGGAGGGCAATGAGACCGGCGGCAGGCTCGCTTCCCAAATCATTAAGCAATACGCTGAAAATGTAACGGCGGGCGAATTTAAAGGAATGGAAGCCCTTCTGCGGGAAGCGAACTTTCGGCTGGGCCAGGAAATGAAACGGTGCGGGATTAATCCGCAGTCGAAGGATGAATTGTGGACTGCCGGAGCAGCCCTTGTTCGCATAACCGATACCTTCATCGAGTTCATTCAGGTCGGCGATTGTATGATCTATGCGATCTATGAGGATGGGTCAATCCGGCCGATCACCCGCGATCATGTAGCTGCGATCGACCATGAGTCGAAGCGGATATGGGTCGATGGCATTGAGTCGGGAGTGCGTTCCAAAGATCAATTATGGGAGTCGGTCAAGCCCGTAATTGCGGCTAACAAGCAGAAAATGAACACGGCCGAAGGGTACTCCGTCCTTAACGGAATGGCTGAGGCGGAGCAGTTCTTCGAATATGGGAGAATCAACCGGATCAGGCTGCAAAGCCTGCTGCTGGTGTCGGACGGCCTGTTCTATCCGGATGAGGGCGAAACCGCCGAGGAAGATGCGGTAAAGTCGCTGGTCCGTAAGGTCTCGCAGACAGGTCTTAGCCGTTATGCGGAATGGCTGCTGCAATTAGAGCGGGAAGATGCTGAATGTATTCGCTACCCCCGGTTTAAAGTATCGGATGACAAGACAGGCATTTATATCCGATTAAAATAA